One window of Paenibacillus sp. FSL K6-3182 genomic DNA carries:
- a CDS encoding copper ion binding protein has translation MKNVTLHVEGMSCNHCVNSIEGALNTIGAQGKVDLASESVQVEFDESKLTLETIKETIEEQGYEVH, from the coding sequence ATGAAAAATGTAACATTACATGTTGAAGGAATGTCTTGCAATCACTGTGTTAATTCCATTGAAGGAGCATTAAACACGATAGGTGCACAAGGAAAAGTGGATCTGGCGAGTGAATCGGTTCAAGTTGAGTTCGACGAAAGTAAGCTAACACTTGAAACGATCAAGGAAACCATAGAAGAACAAGGATATGAAGTTCATTAA